AGCGCGGCCTGGAGCGCGTCACGCAGCTCGGTGTTGTTCTTGGCCACCGCGATGCCGTACGGGGCCGCCTCGACCTGCTCGCCCACGAGCTGGAAGTCGTTGCCGCCGCCGGAGGTCTTCACGGCGTAGGCGGCGACCGGGAAGTCGGAGGAACCGGCGTCCGCGCCGCCGGCCCGCAGACGTGTCTGGGCCTGCTGGTCGTTGTCGAAGGGCTCGATCGTGATCTTGCCCTTCTTGGCCTTCAGGCACTTGGCGTTCTCGGCCTTGGCGAGGTCCTCGGAGACCGTGCCGCGCTGCACGACGATCTTCTTGCCGCACAGGTCCGACCAGGTCTTGATGCCCTGGTCGTCGCCCTTCTTGGTGTAGATCGAGACACCGGCGGTGAAGTAGTCGACGAAGTCGACGCCCTCGCCGACCTTCTTGCCGGTCTCGGAGTCCACGCCGTCCTGGCGGGCCTTGGTGTCGGTCATGGCCGACATGGCGACGTCGTACCGCTTGGAGCGCAGACCGGTGATCAGGGTGTCGAAGGTGCCGTTCTCGAACTCGAACTTCACGCCGAGCTGCTTGCCCAGGGCGTCCGCGATGTCGGGGTCGATGCCGACGACCTTGCCCGAGGCGTCCTTGAACTCGACCGGCGGGTAGGCGATGTCGGAGCCGACCTTGATGACGCCCTTGTCGCGGATCGACTGCGGCAGCTTGTCCGCCAGCGGGGCGGCGGAGGTGGCCGCGGAGTCCTTCTCCTTGGTGCCCGATCCGGAAGTCGTCTGGTCACCGCAGGCGGTGAGCAGCAGGGCGCCGGCGACCGCGATCGCGCTGACCGCGGCGATCCGGGACCTGGCGGCGGTCGAGCGGCGGGTGGTGCTTGCGGTCATGATCGTGGTCCTCCGGCAGGTGTGGGATTGCCAGGCGTCGCGCACTCGTCTTCGAGTGTCGACCTTGTGTGTTTCCGGCATCTTGCCATTCGGACTAGCCCATTCAGTGGGCTACGCATGTCAAAATCGGATAACGGGTGACCCCCCGAAGCGCCACAGGCCGGTACATCCGGACCGGACCCGCCGCATCATCTGCGGTTTTTCCTTCTTCCGACCGGAAGATCTCTTGATCGCCTCGCGGCGAGGACGGCATTCATGGTGGTTTCCTCCAAGTGTTGCCGTCTTGTCAGCGTATGTCGCCGTGTGTCGCCATGAATCAGGTCACCGGGCGGCCGCGGGCGGCCCGATGGACTCGTCTCCGGTGCGGTCCGTCCGGTAAGAAGGATCCTTACACCCCTCATCCGGGGCTCAGGGCGCGTTGTGCGGCGCGCCCGCGCGTACGTACCTCCCCCTGCCACGGCGGGCCAACCGCCCGGGACAGGGAGCGAACGCGGTGCCCGCCCACCCCTCCTCAACCAGGAGTGGCCACCCTCAACTGATGAAGACTTAAGGGGTCAAACGAACATGGCAGCGGAGATCGTCAATCCCGGCAGCGCAGGCGGGACGGAGAGCTCACCCGGGGAATCCGGGGAACCCTTCGATCCGGCCTTCGCGCTGCACCGCGGCGGCAAGATGGCCGTGCAGGCCACCGTGCCGGTCCGGAACAAGGACGACCTGTCCCTCGCGTACACACCCGGTGTCGCCAAGGTGTGCACCGCCATCGCCGAGCAGCCGGAACTCGTCCACGACTACACCTGGAAATCGCAGGTGGTCGCGGTCGTGACCGACGGCACGGCGGTCCTCGGGCTCGGTGACATCGGACCGGAGGCCTCGCTCCCCGTGATGGAGGGCAAGGCGATCCTTTTCAAGCAGTTCGGCGGTGTCGACGCCGTCCCGATCGCCCTCGCGACCACGGACACCGACGAGATCGTGGACACGGTCGTCCGGCTCGCGCCCTCCTTCGGCGGAGTCAACCTGGAGGACATCTCGGCACCGCGGTGCTTCGAGATCGAGCGCAAGCTCCAGGAGCGGCTGGACATCCCGGTCTTCCACGACGACCAGCACGGCACCGCCGTGGTCACCCTCGCGGCCCTGCGCAACGCGGCCAAGCTGACCGGCCGCGCCCTGGGCGACCTGCGCGCGGTGATCTCGGGCGCGGGTGCGGCCGGCGTGGCCATCGCCAAGTTCCTCCTCGCGGCGGGGCTCGGCGACGTGGCGGTGGCGGACCGCAAGGGCATCGTCAGCCGTGACCGCGACGACCTGAACCCGGTCAAGCGGGAACTCGCCGAGATCACCAACCGGGCCGGCCTCAGCGGTTCGCTCGAGACGGCCCTGGCCGGTGCGGACGTCTTCATCGGCGTCTCCGGCGGTACGGTCTCCGAGACCGCGGTCGCCTCGATGGCGCCGGGCGCCTTCGTCTTCGCGATGGCCAACCCGAACCCCGAGGTCCACCCGGACGTGGCGCACAAGTACGCCGCGGTCGTGGCCACCGGCCGCAGCGACTACCCGAACCAGATCAACAACGTCCTCGCCTTCCCGGGGATCTTCGCGGGCGCGCTGCAGGTGCGGGCCTCCCGGATCACCGAGGGCATGAAGATCGCCGCGGCGAACGCGCTGGCCGACGTCGTCGGTGACGCGCTCGCCCCCGACTGCGTCATCCCGTCGCCGTTCGACGAGCGGGTCGCCCCGGCGGTCACCGCGGCCGTGGCGGCGGCGGCACGGGCCGAGGGCGTCGCCCGGCGCTGACGCCCCTCGCCCTGGGGGCGAAGCCCCCGGAGGATCCCTCCTCGCGGCCCCGGACGCGCTCGACGCGTCCGGGGCCGCGGCATGCCCGCGCGGGAGCGGTGCGCTCGCGCAGGGGTCCCGCAACGCACTGCTGGAGCGCACCGCGTCGGCTGCCGTACCGCACGACGCCCGTACCGACCGAAGGACTCGCCCGCCCAGTGGCGCGGGGACCGGTAGGCCGGACCGGCGGCCGTCCCCGGGACCGGCCGGACCGCGAGCCGACGACCGGGACCGGCCGGACCGGGGGCCGACGACCGTGACCGGCCGGACCAGGAGGCCTTCCCCGGACCGGGCGGCGGCCCAGGGACGCGTGTCACACCGGTGCGCGGTTCCGCCCGCGCACCGGCCCGCCCTACGCTCACGGTCATGTTCGCCGCATACGCCGCCCGCATCGACCGCGACCAGCCGCTCAACGGACTGGAGCTGGGTGACCGCCCGGCCCCCGGGGACCGTCCCGGCTGGACCACCATCAACGTCAAGGCCGCCTCCCTCAACCACCACGACCTGTGGTCCCTGAGGGGAGTCGGGCTCTCCGAGGACAGGCTGCCGATGATCCTCGGCTGCGACGCCGCCGGCGTCGACGCGGACGGGAACGAGGTGGTGCTCCACTCGGTCATCGGCCAGAGCGGCCACGGGGTCGGCCCGGACGAGCCGCGCTCCATCCTCACCGAGAAGTACCAGGGCACCTTCGCCGAGCAGGTCGCCGTCCCGACCTGGAACGTCCTGCGCAAGCCGAAGGAGCTCTCCTTCGAGGAGGCCGCCTGCCTGCCGACCGCCTGGCTCACCGCCTACCGCATGATCTTCACCAACGCCGGGGTGCGACCGGGGGACTCGCTGCTCGTCCAGGGTGCCGGCGGCGGAGTCGCCACCGCCGCGATCGTGCTCGGCAAGGCGGCCGGGCTGCGCGTCTTCGCCACCAGCCGCGACGAGGCGAAGCGCAAGCGGGCCGTGGACCTGGGCGCGGTCGACGCGTTCGAGCCGGGTGCCCGGCTGCCGCAGCGTGTCGACGCGGTCATCGAGACGGTCGGCGCCGCCACCTGGTCGCACTCGGTCAAGTCGCTCCGCCCCGGGGGCACCGTGGTCATCTCCGGTGCGACCAGCGGCGACCGGCCCTCGCACGCCGAACTGACCAGGATCTTCTTCCTGGAGCTCAAGGTCGTCGGCTCCACCATGGGCACCAAGGACGAACTGGAGGACCTGCTCTCCTTCTGCGCCGCGACGGGCGTGCGGCCGGTGATCGACGAGGTGCTGCCGCTGGACCGGGCGCGTGAGGGCTTCGAGAAGATGGCCTCCGGCGAGCTCTTCGGCAAGATCGTGCTGACCGGTTCCTGACCATCCGTCAGTTCCGTTGACGCGGCTTCCGGCACGGCCCTTTCGCGCCGTGCCGGAGGTCCCGTACGGGCCACCCGACCGCCGTACTCGTCCACCCGCGCCACCCTCCGGCCGGGAGCACCCGCCGGGCCGCGCCGGACGGACGGCTCACGGCGGCGCCCCGCACGGGACCGCGACGCCCGGCCTGGCACGCTGCGGCGCCCCGCGTCCGCCCGTTCCCGTCGGCGGAGTGCCGTGTCGGCTTCCGCCCGCGGGAGCCCGGGAACAGGCGAACGCTGAGGCGGCTGGACCGCGGGAACGGCTGGACCGCGGCAACGGGTGGACCGCGGAAGCGGCTGCACCGCGGGAACGCGGCGGGCCGCTCAGCCGCCTCCGCGCAGCAGCGCCGAGATGTGCGCCGCCGCCGTCGACAGGTGGCGGCGCGCCTCGGCGAGTTGGGCCGCCGTCACACCGTGGTCGCGGGCCGCGTCGCGGACGTCGTCGCGGAAGTGGTCCAGGAGGCGTTCGAGGTCGCGCGCCGGGTCGCCGGACTCCGCCGTGTCCTTCGCCCACCGGGGCGCCTCACCGGCCGGGCCGGGCTTGGTGTGCGGCTGGCCCGCCGTGCCCCACGCGGCCAGTCCCCCCAGTTGCGCGGTGAGTTCGGAGAGCCCTTCCCGTACGCCCGTCGGCCAGTCGCCGCGGGCGAAGTGCCCCTGGACCTGGTCCTGGACCTGGCGGGCGATCCGCTGGACCTCGTCCCGCGCCCGGTCCTGCGCCTCCCTGGCCTGGCGGCGCGCGGTCTGCGCCTCCTCACGGGCCCGGCGGGACTCGTCCTTGGCCCGGCGCGCCTGCTCCTTCCACTCCTGCTTCGCGCGGCGCATCTCCTCCTTCGTCGCCCGCCAGGCGTCGTCGGCGGCGCCCGGGCCGGTGGCACTTCGGTTCTCGGTCGCCGCGGCGCGCATCTCGCTGCGCAGCTTGCCGGCGGCGCCGCGCACGTCGTCGCGGATCTCCGCGGCCAGTTCGGAGACGGACTCGCGGATCTCGAGTTCGAGGTCGGCCAGTTCGCCGCTGCGGCCCGCGAGTTCCTCGCGCCCGGCGTCGGTGATCGAGTACACCTTGCGGCCGCCCTCGGTGGCGTGGGTGACCAGCCCCTCGGCCTCCAGCTTGGCCAGGCGCGGGTAGACGGTGCCGGCGGACGGTGCGTAGAGCCCCTGGAAGCGTTCCTCCAGCAGGCGGATGACCTCGTACCCGTGGCGCGGGGCCTCGTCGAGGAGCTTCAGCAGATACAGCCGGAGCCGGCCGTGGGCGAATACGGGGGGCATGTCAGAGGGCCTTTCCTGTCTCGTCCTCGTGCGGTTCGTCCGCGCGGGGCGGGCGGCGCAGGAGGGCGATCGACCCGGACACGGTGGTGGCGCGCAGGGAACCGCTGCCCGCGCCGAGCGTGCCGGTGATCTTCTTGGCGCCCCACTGCCCGCTGACGCGGAGGTCCTCGAAGGCGTTCGAGACCGCGCCGCTCGCGGTGTTGGCCTCGACGCGTGCGTCCGCGGGGTGCGGCAGCCGGATGGCGACCTCGCCGGAGACGCTGGTGAGGCGCATGTCGGTCGGCGTTCCGTCGAGGTCGATCGCCATGTCGCCGCTCACGGAGTCGGCCTGTACGGACGAACCGGCGCCCTCGATCACCGTCAGGTCGCCGGAGACGGAGTGGAAGCGCAGGTCGCCGGTGACGGACTGGGCCTCCAGGCTGCCGGAGACGGTCTCGGCCCGGACGGTGCCGGAGAGTCCCACCAGCGTGGTGTCGCCGGTGACGCCGCGTACGTCCGTGCGGCCGCGGATGCCGGAGACGACCGCACCCGCGCCGACGACACCGACCTCGACGGACGCGTCGGCGGGCACCGCGAGCGACACCACCGCGTGCCGCTGCCGTTCCCTGCGGTCGAGCAGCTTGAGGAAGCCCTTCCAGGGGAGGTCCTGGTAGGCGACGCAGACCGTGGCGCCGGTCCTGGTCACGACCAGCGGCGGGCCCTCGATCTCGGAGACCTCCAGCCGGGCGGAACCCTCGTCGGTGCCGACGACGTTCACCGTCCCGTTGACGATGCGCACGCTGAGGGACGTCACCGGCTCGTCGAAGGAGAGCTTCGTCGGCTCGGCGACTTCCCATGTGGAGTCGGGCATGGTGCTGACCTCCCGGGGCCTGCCTGGGACGCAACATATCGCGTCTTGTCGCTAACACGATATATCGCGGACACGGGAAGTCAAGGGGTGTCCGCGAAGGGTGGCGGCAAATGCGGTCAAAGTGCCCTAGCGTGAGGCGCATGAACGCGACCTCCCCAGGAGCGCTGCTGCTCTGCCGGGCCGAGTACGGCATCGTCCGGCCCTCGATCCCCCTGCTGCGTGAGCCGTTCCTCCTCGCCCCGGCGGGCCGGGGCTGGAGCGTGCTCGTGCCGGAGGGGGAACCGTGGCTGAGTGACGCGGAACCCGTCGACCGGGTGCTCTCCGGCTGGGCCGCGGCCCTCGCCGTCGCCACGAACCACCCCGTGCTCGCCCTCTGGTGGGACGCGGACCGCGCGGGCTTCACACTCGCCACGGGGTTCCGCCGCCCGGTCGGCTACGTCTGGCTCGCGGACGGCACACCGGCGGGGGAGGACGAGGCGATGCACACCTTCGCGGCCAGGCTGGCACTCGACCCCGTCCTGGATCTGCAGGCCCTGGAGACGCTCATCCGCCCCGAGCCGGACACCGGCGCCCGCACGCGGCTGGTCGGACTGGTCGCCGTCCTGACCCGGACCGGTCTCGCCCTGCCCGAGGGCGTCGCACCGGGCGCGGAACCGGACGGCCTCCGCGCCGCGGCCCGCACCGCCGCCGTACGGCAAGGGGCCGCGGCGCGGCAGGGGCACGGGCACACCGCGCACGCCGTCGGCCACCGCCCACCGCGGTCCGGCGTGCCCGCCCTCGTGCAGATCGCCGCGGGCTTCCCCCTGACGATCTGGGGCCTCGCCCGCCGCAGCGCGGGGTGGACGGCCGCCGGTGCCGTACTGCTCGCCCACGGCCTGCTGGCGCTGGCCCGCGACCGGGCACCGGCGCGGTGACGGCACGGCCGACGGCCGGAACCGCCCCCGCTACTCCTCGTCGTCCTCGTCGTCGAGCCGCGCCAGCCAGGTGGCCAGCCGCTCGACCGGCACCTCGAAGTCCGGGTTGAGATCGACGAACGTACGCAGCTGCTCGGCGAGCCACTCGAAGGTGATCTCCTCCTCGCCGCGCCGCTTCTCCAGCTCCTCGATGCCACGGTCGGTGAAGTACATGGCCACCAGCCTAATGCGGCCCCGGCGGTGGTCCGGCGGTGGTGCGTCCGGCGTCCGTGTGGGCGTCTCCATGAACGTCTCCGGCGGGCGCCGGGCGCGGAGCGGGGCATCCGGAGGGATCGGCGTGTCCGGAAGGATCGGTGCACCCGGACGGACCGGCGTATCCGGGCGGGCCGTGCCGACCGGCGGCGGCCGGTCATGGCCGGCGGGCGGCACGGGAGCATCTGATGCGCGAGGTGGGACGCCGAGGTCCCCCGCGACCTCGCGGCGGCGCTTCGAGCCCGGCACGTCCCCACGGTGTCCGCCGGTCCACGGAACCGGCCGCCGCACCGGGATCTCGACCCAGGTGGCGCCTGATCTCTCGGCGCCCCTGCGCCGTCGTGGCTGGATGCCTGCGGCTGAGGTTGAGGGTGCGAGGGGATTCAGGTGACCTGCGACGGTGGTGCGAAGGTCCGTGCCCGGTCGTACAGGTCGCGGACCGCCGCGTTCTTCAGGTGAGGACGCAAGAGACCGAACATCGTCTTCACGCGCTCGTCGGCGCGGCCGGACTGCACCTTGGGGTAGTCGTCGAGGGCCTGGTGCCAGGTGGCGCAGGCCGCTTCCAGGTGGCCGAGTTCCAACTGCCGCTCTGCCAGCAGGCCACGACGGTGTACTCGTGTGCGCTGGTACACGCTGGGGCGAAGCCGGTCCGCTTGCTGCATGGCCTCGACGGCTCCGGCCTTGTCACCGAGCTCGTAACGTACCTGGCTGACGTGGTAGTTGAGTGAGGAGGAGTTGTACGAGCCGAACGCCTTTCCGCGTGACTCGGCGCGGTCCATGGCCGCCTCGGCGTCCCGGATGTAGCGCAGCGCGCCCGTACGGTCGCCGGTCTGCGCGGCGGCGTGCGCCTGCTGGCCGACGAGGAAGGCCAGCATCCGGGGGCCGGCTTTCGGGGAGGCGGCGGCAGCGGCGTCGGCCAGCTCCATGGCCTTCGCCCCGTGGCGGAGGTCAACTGCCTGGACACTCATGCCCCGCAGGGTGGTGCAGTACGTCAGGTGGTTCTCGGCCGCGCCCGCCAGCTCCAGGGCCTTGACGTAGTAGCGCTGCGCGAGACCGTGCAGCCCTTCGTCCACGGCCATGTAGCCGGTCAGGTAGAGCAGGTCCGAGGCGGCGGACAGCATCGCCTTGCGTACGTCCTCGGGTGCGTCGGCGCGCAGGTAGGAGGCCACGGTGTTGACCATGAACGAGGCCGCCATAGGACGTGCGTGACGGCCGCCGAACTCGTCGTCCAGCTCCGAGACACGCTCGGTCATGGCGACGACCATGTCCACTTCGTTCATGCCGATGCGTGCTGTGCGGCCGGACTGGACGGCATCTGCACGCCCGACTACATCAGGCCAGCCGGGAATGGTGACGGCCACGGAGAACAGGCCGGCACCCAGGACACTGCGGCGGGACGGGTCCATATCCAGCCTCCCCAGGTCGATCACCCCTTCCACGGTATCCGCACCGTCGGAGGAGCGATCGCGTGGAACGGGCAGCCCGGCCTCGGCATGGGTGACTGGGCGGCCGAGGCGGCGGGAGAGAGCTTCGAGGATGCATCCGCGCACCGCACCGCGGGGGATGGTGCCGCCGAGCCAGTGGCTCACCGCCGACTCGTCGTAGCGCAGAGGGATTCCGGTCTCGGTGCCGATGCGGTTGACGGCCCGCGCGAACTGGCGGTGAGTCCAACGGCTCTCGGTGAGCAGGCGCCCGAGCGCCACGTTCGGTTCGCGCTTGGCCATGCCCTCAACTCCCCCTGCTCTTGCGAACTTTCAAGGCTTTCAAATCCTGACGCTGCGGCAACGGTACCGCTGAGCGTGGTCGTGCGGTTGCGTAGAGACAGCAGGCAACGGCGAGTCCTCGCCGCAGCCGTCGTCTGAAGGGCTGAGGGATGAGAAGCGAAGCACGGGCCCGTCTGGCCCGGATGACCGAGGAACGGGGCATGGACGGGGTGTTGAGGATCAACACCTACGAGGGCGCGGACCTGCCACCGGGTTCGAGCCGGTTCTCGCCGTGTCTCTGCCCGCAGCACCGCAGTGCCACGCCCGAGTACGGCGCGGAGAAGCTGAGCGTCGCAGTACGCGAAGCCAACCAGCGCAGCCGTGGAGAGCGGCTGTGAACCGGTTGGCCGCAGCCGTCGGCCGCTACGCCGGACCAGTCCTGATCATCACCATCTCGGTATCGGTCGGCTTCGTCCTGGGTGTCGCCGCCGCACCCACACCCACCTGACTCCTCCCCGTCACGCATCCAGGCTCCCCACCCGTGACGAGGGAGGGCCCGCCGCCGGAAGCGGTGGGCGCCCCGTCCGGCTGCCATCTTCGCAAGGGTCCGGCAGCCGGACGGGTCCAACTCCGCAGCACCAGCTGCGGAGTCCACTGAAACCGTAAGGGAGAAAACGATGAACGTGGACGAGCTGTTCACCGGCGACCTGATCACCGGCGTCCCGGCCGTCGAAGCCGTGCTGCTCGACAAGATGCCGGGCGGCGGCGACAACAACGGCGACCACTGCAGCAAGTGATCCAGGGCTGACGCCAGGCGGGGCGGGGCCGTGCGCGGCCCCGCCCCGCCGCACGACATCGGAAGGGGACTGTATGTTGTCGATGCGTCTGCGCCTGGCCGATCTCCAGGAGCCGAAGTGGCGGTCTGAGGGCGGCCGTTGGGGCAACGGCGAGAGCTGGATCGAGCCCGCGAACGTGTCCACGTTGGTCATGGAGGTCAACGACGACCGAGCGCCGCGCGTACGGGTCCGCGTGAAGGAGTGCAGGGGGGACGAGGCCGACTTCGTCGAACTCACCATGGAGCCCGGACAAGCCCGCCTGGCGGCGGGCGTCTTCGGCACAGCCCCGCTCTACCTGGCAGAGAAGGCCGGCGAGCTCCACGCCTCTTGGGACCTGACGCTGCTGCGACTGCATCTGCGGGCCGACCGCCTGGTGCCGCGCGTTGTCGCCCGCACGCTGACGAGGCAGCACCGCTACACGTCCGAGACGCTCTTCGAAGGCGTCTACCGCCTCACCGAACGGGCAGCGGCCACCCTGACCTCTCACGGGCTCAACATTCACTACCCCGAGCCCGCCGAACACGTACTTGAACCACGTATGCTCCGGCTCGGGGTTGATCCGCTAGCCGCACTGGACGACTTGCTGACCGACGTGATCCGTCAGGCGCCGACGGCAACCGGATGCGTGGGCGTCGAACTGTCCGGCGGCGCGGACTCCGGGAACGTCGCCCTGGCCGTGAAGGCGGCCCGCTTCCCGGATGTGTACAGCTTCGGCCTGCTGGTGGGAGGAAGCACCGGCAGGCAACAGCGCGAGCGGCGTCGGGTCCTTGTGGAGCACTGCGGCTTCAGAGACACGGCCACCCCCGCCATGCAGCACCCACCCTTCTGCCCTGGAGGCGTACGCTCCCTGTGCAAGCCGCACGATCCGGCCGGAGCCTTCTACCAGGAGGCGTTCGACGTCGTACGCGAGCAGGCAGCCGCCCGGCGATGCGAGGTCATGTTCACGGGCAGCGGCGGGGACGAGATCAACGCACACCACTCCAGGACGCAGGTCGAACTGCCGACGCCGGAACCCGTGCCGTGGCTCGGCAAGAAGGCGGTCCGAGCGCTTTCCGAGGCGAATGAGTACCTGGCCCCCATCCCGGTGCTGCCCGTACCGACCCTGATGGCGTTCGGGATGCACAACCCCGGATTCCTCCGGGCCGGAATCTGGCCGGTGAGCCCGCTCGCCCACCCGCGGATCGTGCGGTTCATGGAGCAGCTGCCACACGAGTACAAGCGCGGCAAGGCGCTGTTCCGCGAGCGGATCAGACGGGCTGGGCTGCCCGAGTGGGTGGCCGCGCCGGCCGAACCGGAGAACTTCCTGGCCGTCCTGGAGAAGGGGCTGCGGTCCTGCGGGCTGCCCGTCCTGGACAGCATGCTCAAGGAGTCCATCCTGGTGGACCTCGGCTACGTTGACGGCAAGGTTCTCGCCCAGGCACGGAGGAACGCCGACTCCGCGCCGGTCGTCCCCGATCTGCTGTGCGATGTGCTCGCCCTGGAGGTCGGGCTGCGAAGCCTCGTGTGACCAGCCCCGACACGGAAGCCGAGCACGTGGAAGCCACCAACCTCCTCTATCGCGATCCGGCACTCTACGACGTGGTCCAGTCCGACAGCACGAGCGCCGGAATGTGCCAGACCCTGATCGAGCTGCACCAGCCGGGCGCCAGGACCCTCGTCGACTTCGGATGCGGTACCGGCCGGGACCTGGAGATGCTCGCCAAGCGCTACGAGTGCATCGGTGTGGACCTTCAGCCCGGTCTGGTCGACTACGCCCAGCAGGCCCGGCCCGGACTGGACGTCCGTACCGGCGACATGCGTACCGTACGACTCGGCAAGCGCATGGACGTGGTGACCTGCATGGGCAACAGCCTCGCGTACGCGCACCACAACCACGATGTCGGCCAGGTCTTCGCCACCTTCGCCGCCCACGCCCAGCCAGGAGCGCTGCTCGTGCTGTGTTCCCCCGTCGCCCCGATCACCCGGACCGAGCCGACCACCGCCACGGTCGACACCCCGACGGGACCCGCGACCGTCACCATCCGCCACACGTGGGACCTGCGGACCCAGATCAACACCATGCACCGGCACTGGATGCTCCCCTCGGGCGACGAGGCCCGAGACGAGATCCGCAGGCGCGTCCTGTTCCCCCGGGAACTCGAACGCTACGCCGAGGGAGCCGGCTTCGAGGTCCTGGACATGCTCGACGGCGACGGCGACGGCGACGGCGACGGCGCAGGGGCAGGGCTGACCGGCCCCACCGTGTACACGGTGGCCCGACGAACGCCGCGGTGACCAGCGGTGCGAGCAACGGCACCAGCACCAGCCGCCCGGCTCTTGACTGCAGTAGCGCGTAGACCGGCTCGCGGTCCCGCGCGGCACACGCCGTAGCGGTCGCCGCGTACGCCCGAGGGCCCGGCCCCACGCGATCGCTCGCGTGGGGCCGGGCCCTTCCGTCCGGTGCGTACCGCCGCAGCGGTGCTCAGGCGGGGTCAGGCCTCGAAGACCTCGTTGACCAGCTGCTGCTGCTCCGCCTGGTGCCGCTTCGCCGAGCCCACCGCCGGGGACGAGGAGTGCGGGCGGGAGATGCGGCGCAGGCGCTCGCCGTGCGGGATGTCCGCGCCGACCGCCAGGTCCAGGTGGTCGATCAGGTTGAGCGCGATGAACGGCCAGGCACCCTGGTTCGCCGGCTCCTCCTGGACCCACAGGTACTTCTCGGTGTTCGGGAACTTGGCGATCTCGGCCTGCAGTTCCGCGCCCGGCAGCGGGTACAGGCGCTCCAGGCGGATGATCGCCGTGTCCGTGACACCGCGCTTCTGCCGCTCGGCCTCGAGGTCGTAGTAGACCTTGCCGGAGCAGAAGACGACCTTGCGGACGTCGGCCGCGTTCACCGCTCCCGAATCGACCCCGGTGTCGCCGATGACCGGGCGGAAGCCGCCGGTGGTGAACTCCTCCACCTTGGACGCCGCGGCCTTCAGACGCAGCATCGACTTCGGGGTGAAGACGATGAGCGGCTTGTGGTGCGGGTTGTGGACCTGCCAGCGCAGCAGGTGGAAGTAGTTCGACGGCAGGGTCGGCATGGCGACCGTCATGTTGTTCTGCGCGCACAGCTGGAGGAAGCGCTCAGGGCGGGCGGAGCTGTGGTCCGGGCCCTGGCCCTCGTAGCCGTGCGGCAGCAGCAGGGTGACGCCGGAGGTCTGGCCCCACTTCTGCTCGGCCGAGGAGATGAACTCGTCGACGACGGTCTGGGCGCCGTTGACGAAGTCGCCGAACTGGGCCTCCCACATGACCAGCGACTCGGGGCGGGCCAGCGAGTAGCCGTACTCGAAGCCCATCGCCGCGTACTCGCTGAGCAGCGAGTCGTAGACGTTGTAGCGGGCCTGGTCCTCGGACAGGTAGAGCAGTGGGGTGTGGTCCTCGTTGGTCTCCTGGTCCACCAGCACCGCGTGGCGCTGGCCGAAGGTGCCCCGGCGGGTGTCCTGGCCGGCGAGCCGGACCGGGGTGCCCTCCATCAGCAGCGAGCCGATGGCGAGGGTCTCGCCCATGCCCCAGTCGATCGTGCCGTCCTCGACCGAGGCCGCGCGGCGCTGCAGCTGCGGCAGCAGCCGCGGGTGGACGGTGATGCTCTCGGGGACGTTGACCTGGGACTCGGCGATCCGCTTGACGACCTCCTGGGAGATCCCCGTGGTGACGGACACCGGGAACTCGGCCTGCGCGTCCGGGACCTGGGCCGGGGCCGGGTGGCTGGTGGCCTCGCGGACCTCCGCGAAGACCTTCTCCAGCTGGCCCTGGAAGTCCTGCAGCGCCTGCTCGGCCTCTTCCA
The Streptomyces tirandamycinicus DNA segment above includes these coding regions:
- a CDS encoding DUF4097 family beta strand repeat-containing protein encodes the protein MPDSTWEVAEPTKLSFDEPVTSLSVRIVNGTVNVVGTDEGSARLEVSEIEGPPLVVTRTGATVCVAYQDLPWKGFLKLLDRRERQRHAVVSLAVPADASVEVGVVGAGAVVSGIRGRTDVRGVTGDTTLVGLSGTVRAETVSGSLEAQSVTGDLRFHSVSGDLTVIEGAGSSVQADSVSGDMAIDLDGTPTDMRLTSVSGEVAIRLPHPADARVEANTASGAVSNAFEDLRVSGQWGAKKITGTLGAGSGSLRATTVSGSIALLRRPPRADEPHEDETGKAL
- a CDS encoding PadR family transcriptional regulator codes for the protein MPPVFAHGRLRLYLLKLLDEAPRHGYEVIRLLEERFQGLYAPSAGTVYPRLAKLEAEGLVTHATEGGRKVYSITDAGREELAGRSGELADLELEIRESVSELAAEIRDDVRGAAGKLRSEMRAAATENRSATGPGAADDAWRATKEEMRRAKQEWKEQARRAKDESRRAREEAQTARRQAREAQDRARDEVQRIARQVQDQVQGHFARGDWPTGVREGLSELTAQLGGLAAWGTAGQPHTKPGPAGEAPRWAKDTAESGDPARDLERLLDHFRDDVRDAARDHGVTAAQLAEARRHLSTAAAHISALLRGGG
- a CDS encoding NAD(P)-dependent malic enzyme, coding for MAAEIVNPGSAGGTESSPGESGEPFDPAFALHRGGKMAVQATVPVRNKDDLSLAYTPGVAKVCTAIAEQPELVHDYTWKSQVVAVVTDGTAVLGLGDIGPEASLPVMEGKAILFKQFGGVDAVPIALATTDTDEIVDTVVRLAPSFGGVNLEDISAPRCFEIERKLQERLDIPVFHDDQHGTAVVTLAALRNAAKLTGRALGDLRAVISGAGAAGVAIAKFLLAAGLGDVAVADRKGIVSRDRDDLNPVKRELAEITNRAGLSGSLETALAGADVFIGVSGGTVSETAVASMAPGAFVFAMANPNPEVHPDVAHKYAAVVATGRSDYPNQINNVLAFPGIFAGALQVRASRITEGMKIAAANALADVVGDALAPDCVIPSPFDERVAPAVTAAVAAAARAEGVARR
- a CDS encoding ABC transporter substrate-binding protein yields the protein MTASTTRRSTAARSRIAAVSAIAVAGALLLTACGDQTTSGSGTKEKDSAATSAAPLADKLPQSIRDKGVIKVGSDIAYPPVEFKDASGKVVGIDPDIADALGKQLGVKFEFENGTFDTLITGLRSKRYDVAMSAMTDTKARQDGVDSETGKKVGEGVDFVDYFTAGVSIYTKKGDDQGIKTWSDLCGKKIVVQRGTVSEDLAKAENAKCLKAKKGKITIEPFDNDQQAQTRLRAGGADAGSSDFPVAAYAVKTSGGGNDFQLVGEQVEAAPYGIAVAKNNTELRDALQAALDAIIKNGEYEKIIAKWGVQAGAVTEAKINGGS
- a CDS encoding zinc-binding dehydrogenase, with translation MFAAYAARIDRDQPLNGLELGDRPAPGDRPGWTTINVKAASLNHHDLWSLRGVGLSEDRLPMILGCDAAGVDADGNEVVLHSVIGQSGHGVGPDEPRSILTEKYQGTFAEQVAVPTWNVLRKPKELSFEEAACLPTAWLTAYRMIFTNAGVRPGDSLLVQGAGGGVATAAIVLGKAAGLRVFATSRDEAKRKRAVDLGAVDAFEPGARLPQRVDAVIETVGAATWSHSVKSLRPGGTVVISGATSGDRPSHAELTRIFFLELKVVGSTMGTKDELEDLLSFCAATGVRPVIDEVLPLDRAREGFEKMASGELFGKIVLTGS
- a CDS encoding DUF6104 family protein; the protein is MYFTDRGIEELEKRRGEEEITFEWLAEQLRTFVDLNPDFEVPVERLATWLARLDDEDDEE